ACATAATGGAAGATTTGCAGTTTCACAAACATTACCGGATGACACAGATGTGGTTTAAAGGTGTCCCTCTGTGCCCCACTCCTGGTTAATGCTCCTAACTGACTCataggaaaacagcagcacctCCATTAACATCTGCACTGAGCGCAAGATAAATGCTTGTTTAATGCATATCAGAGCTGATGGAGATTATTCCTGCCGTGCTTGTATAAATAAGGTGGATCTTTTGGCAATGGCTTCTTCCAAACGGGTTGATGGCCCAGAGGGGCTGCAAAGCAAGCTGGGGCAGGGCTAATTTATCTGTGTGGTTCAGGCACAAAGCCAGGAAATTAGGTGTTTTGGGCCACTGGAGCTGTGCTAATATAAAAGAcaatatgcacatgcacactcagcGTCAGACCTGCGATCCATCTCTGTATCTCTCAGAGGGAGGCCAGGATGAAGAATAATTCACGATTAGATTAACCTTGCAGCAGCTGATCAAGACCCATCACATGATTCTTgagcaggaaacagaggaaatcaGGTTGGTCGTATGGGTGCAAACAACTGGATCTCTGCATCTGAGCTCAGGGTGACAGAAGCATGAGCGCTTGTAAGTCTGAAAAGTGCTCTTACAGCAGGTCAATAAGACAGTACTTTAATATAATGCTCGTAAGACACAGATTTAAATAACTGTATCAAAATTGACTAATGTGTGTCAGTATAGCACAAACGGAGTACTGAGATTTCTTATGTTACTGTTGGGTCCTTTACCCAAACTAAAATAGGGTAAGGTTGCGAACTGTTATGATACTCTTGctcaatttaattttaattttaatttttgcaGCTTTGAATGTGACATGCACATTGTTTTGTACacctaaaaataaatgtgtgataGTTTTCAAGTAAAATAGGAGCATTTTGAGTCTAACAGTGGATCAATATAAACATATGGGTAAATAACCCCATAACAACTGCAACCTCCATCTCACATTAAAGTTATCActgtagaagtgtgtgtgtgtgtgtgtgtgtgtgtgtgtgtgtgtgtgtgtgtgtgtgtgtgtgtgtgtgtgtgtgtgcaagacaGATAGAGACTGTGTCCTTTTGGCAAACATCAAGCTCTGTTTTGCTTCGAGGCTCCAACTAACCAGGAGTTCTCCTCACCTGACCTGGACTGGAAATATCTTGAGGCAAATGAACCAAGCTGGTTTCAGCATGGTATCATAGTGCTGGACGAAGAGAAAAGTAGCAAtatcacagtgtaaaaatactccattaccAATAATGAAGTTATACTTAAATATAAGTAGAGAAGTACTGTCagcaaaaagagaggagaggagagtggtCGAGCAGCAGGGGTCAAGATATCCAAACCTTCACATCTCATTTCCATGCATGGAATGGCTTGACTCAACCCACTTTGGactgtttcatattttgttttccatAAGAAGTTGTGGACAGAACCTGGTACCGTGTCCTCTTTTGGTATCACCTTGGTTGAGGTTCCAAGCGAGCTGAGCTTACACGAAAAGAtggagtgaaaacacagcagacaacCGATTGGTCAGAGAGGATTGTCAGTTGTGCAACACGAAGCAGCCAGAGTCATCTCGTCGTCTGTGCTCTGATGGAGGGTTTCCCAaactctcctgtttttttttttttttttttagcagtttttttgtcttgctgccTTCAGCCTTTTCTGAAACACTCGGTCTGCTTGCTGTGACAAACACCGTCCCTTCCATATCCTCCGCTGTTCCTTTGTTTGTGTCGCATTGAAGAAGATCATGGCAGTTTCACACAGCGTCACTGTGACAAGCAGCTGAGAATCCCGCCTACACTGAAGGGGTCctctctgcagtgaaaacaaaaataagaaaagtaCCCGGTGCCAAAGGCGAGTCCAATCAAGTCGAGCCGTATCAACAAGGCTTTAGTCTCTAGTATGGGTCAAACTCAAACTTGCTCAGACTCAAACCCAGAACAgagttattttctcagacttatGAAGCTCCCTCCAGAGACACAGAAGACCTTCTACAATGCAAAGAGTGGGGTCCCCTTTAAGGTGTATGGGGTAAAATGTAATCTATATTACAATAGTTCACAGTATGTCCCATTCATCTACAAATTACATGAAGAGCACACTTTTTCGGTGCTCACTAAGGTGGAGTGGAGTTGAAGGTTATTTATAAGGACAGGAAGCCGAGCacaatatttgtatttgttccTTTGAACAAAGGGCCCTGTAATTTCCTTGCAGAAAATATTTCCACCGGTTTCTCTGATCTGCACTATGCTTATTattacaggaagtgacatcagctGCCGGTTATGCTGCTCTTCATAGCTCCTTACGGTTAGtgacactgttttgtttgtgctgcacagtTTTGAGACAGCTGCCCAAAACAATTAGATGTGATACCTCTTCCCTCTGAAGGGCCACCTTTCTTCAGCCCTTAAGCTGCACTCAGGTGTGAACAATCACAGTCAGAAAACAACTCAAATGTGATTCTTTACAGCAGTGAGACGTCTTCTGAAAAGTGTCAGATctaaagcacacacagcattaACCATTGGTACTCTCCAACAACTGCAGCCTCCATCTCACATTAAAGTTATCCCTAGAAGTGAacgagtgagtgtgtgtgtgtgtgtgtgtgtgtgtgtgtgtgtgtgtgtgtgtgtgtgtgtgtgtgtgtgtgaaagacagatAGAGACTGTGTCCTTTTGGCAAACATCAAGCTCTGTTTTGCTTCGGGGCTCCAACTAACCAGGAGTTCTCCTCACCTGACCTGGACTTCTGCTTAAAATATCTTGAGGCAAATGAACCAagctgacatgtttgtttatttcatccAAAAACTGGTATCATAGTGTTCGAAGAAGTGTTGAAATCTTTTTCTTAGAAAAGTAGTAATATGTgtagtgtaaaaatactccattaccAATATCATGAAGTTATACTTAAATATAAGTAGAGAAGTATTGTCAGCAAAAGTAAGAAAGTGTCAAAACTAAATAATAGCCCCATTCAGAAAGTAACATTAATCCTTTATAATTACCAATATTATTCCAGATACATTAAACCAAGGtggagctaatgttagcttctTTATGTGCTGCTGGATAAACTGAATACAGCTATGTAGCCATCATTAATATCAATGATTACACCTGTTTATTCCTGCTATGTCAAAAAGTCATGTAGCTCCTGATGCATTTGGGGGCTCAGTTGTATAACCTCAGGAATGTACTGTATGCTCTCAAGGGGCTGTCAAATGGTGGTGCAAGACAAGAGGTCCCTCTGCAGGACAAAAGATGGAAGCACCACCAAGGACAGCCGCTAAATGCTTTGATGGCATCTAGTGTATAAAGGGAGACATGTTTGATACACAGTCAAGAACATCAGACCTGTATTGGCTTCAAAAACTTCAGTTTTAACTCCGTCTGTTTATGCTGATTAGCATGTCTGTATTGGGCAAGAGGTAAGATACACCCTGGATGGGTTTCTACTACATAAATATACTGTGcatatattgtatttatacAATTTTACTTACATATTTTGATTATGTTAAGCAATAACAAAGAATATTATTAGCAGCAGGAGTGTATTCCATACAAATAGTGACTTGTGCTGAGAAAAGACAAGACGCCTTTATTGTGCATAACTTTTATTTGTTACTATAGTTTTGCTATAGCTTTGAGTACACCTTTGGTGGCAGGATGAAAGGAAGTTAAGCAGCTGtctattttgaaaaatataaagACATCTTTATTACAAGTACTACTTTGCAAATAATACTGAGCAGCGTAGCAGAAATGCATTGTGGgcaaaattgttttttaaaacgtggcatcaaagtaaaaaaaaagagcatcaTGGTTGTATTAAGTAAGCAGCACAAAGAGAGCTTTCAGAGGCCCTAAATGAGTGTGTTTCGACAGTGTGAAAGGCTTGTGCACTGTGGaaagaaaatattgaaatgaaagctgcattgaaaaaacacataaagTTACAATATTCTTTCATATTGCACACAAACTGTctacattatgtgtgtgtacattaagTCATGCGTACTTGGACAGGAGGAGAGCCGTGTCTTATTTAGACATGCCAGGATTATTACAGTGAATATTTACTGTGCAAAACATTACATCTCTCGTCATATATTCTGTTAGTAATGTCTGTCCATTGGTTAGTACTTGAACTGCATAAGAAAAGGGATTACTCATTCAGCTGCAGTGTCACTCTAACGAcaaggctgcagagctgagacCCACCCCGCCTTACCCCCAATCAATAAACAGACTTAAAacagtcacacatacacatcttTTTAATCTGTAGGGCATATTAGCATCAAAGCACTGAGTGAAACTGATATTACAGCCTttcatttttagtgtttgtcTTATTTCTGTCCAATGGCAAGAAAAACTCTGATATTGCACCATGTCGGAGTAGAAAAGAGACTGTATTTGAGCTGCATGGTTATAACCAGGTGAACCTCACATGGGGGTCCAGTGTACAGACGTCTTCTATTTAAAGGTACTGAAGGTATCAgagattagcattagcatcagctAGCAGGAAAGGCAGTGTTTGAGCAGGTATTCATTACTATTACTCAATAGCCGTATCAGCCACCTGAATTCCTGTCTGggttacatactgtacatagcTAAGAAGCTAGTGAGACTGCAGTATAATCCAAACTAAAATGAGGGATTGAACTGCAAAAAGATGCAACACTGCCACTCTAATAAATCTGTAGCATAATAAATCCAATCAAAGGGCTCTCATTTCTTTTAGTGTTGAGGGAAGAGCTCCACTTTTAATGTCAGTGCATATAATCAAAAAGTAATTTGTGTTCAGAACAGCAATAAGGTGCAATATAAATCTATAGGaagcatctgtttttcttcaaaaaaatacaaaaccacaaaattaatatttatttggCCATTAATATAATTATTGTTAACATAGATGGGTCTCAATGAATCCTATGTACAAGGGAGACCTGATTAAGACAGCAGATTCAAAAACATTCTGTAATCTGCTCTTTATGATCTTTATAAGTCTTTATAATAGAAAATGAAACCTGTTAACTGTCGCATTTGTCTGCAATGCTTTTCATTTGATATCATCATGATTTCTTCCCCCCTTTGATAGCATTGTGAAACAATGGTCTTCAAGGTACAATGGTGAGAATGAGGTCTATTACATAAAATCTTTCACACCTCAAAGGTAGTCGAGGTCAATTTTCTCCAGTCTTTTTAATTTAGAGTTGTTTTAATGGCTTCTGCTCTCTGcctaaaaataataaaaagtaaaatcagTCAACCACCAATCATGAAACCACAGTGAGTCACAAATCATGTGAGAAAGTTCCATTGAGTCATTACCCTGTGAAAGTGACAATTCATGGACTCAGAAGACCCAcagccacaggaagtgacatcaccaGTGACAAAAGCCATGGTGCTGATTTGAACATGACACTGATTGCAGAGCAGATTGGAAGAATCCCTGCAACAGAGCAGAATGTGACTTTAGATACCGTTTCGGTTGCTGCTTGGAGCAAACAAGGACCAAAATAACAAGCTGAAGTGAACGGTACTCACTGTGATGGACGGCCATGCTGTTCTCCTTCCAGCTGTTGCCCTGGTAAACCCTGCAGGTGTAGGTGAAAGGCCTCTCATCAGCCAGCGGGGCCCAGGTGAGCCGGCACAGAGTGGGAGTGACCAGGCTGACGTTGCTCCTCCTGCGGTCTTCTGTGGTCACGTAGATGGCGGCGTTGGGGAGGGTGCTGCCAACTAGCCGGCTGTCTTGCCGATACTCGCAGTAGGGGCCAGGGATATGGTTGGTGGCTGGAAACTCACAGTCCACCCTGACATTTCGCTCCAGGTACGTTAGACACGGAAACATCTGAGGGCCGCGTGGAGTGAACAGAAATGTAGTCACTGAGCTCACTGAAAGAGATACAAACAGGATGTGAgtcacatgtttttctctttttcagtgtgaaacCAGCCCAGCAGAGTATGGAGAAATCCTGAGGAAAGTTCTGCTGTAGTCTGCGAGAGGACTGTAATCTGTGAAAAGATAAATTTTTCTGCAGTACAATGATCCCAAACATGAATCCAAAGCTACACAATGACAAGCCTGTGATTTGttaacggggggggggggggggggggggcaatgaGAGCACCCTATCACACAAACCATAACCCTAGCAACCATTAACCCGAGCCAAATTCTTGATATTATAATTGCAAttcaaatttacatttaatagAACTGCATTaggcaaaataaatattttgtgttgGCCTATTATTTTACTGGATGTTTGATTgtgtaactgcagcagctgagcacaCTGAGCCCAGTGCAGGTTAATCTCCTCAGTCACATCACCTGCCTCAGCTGGTTTGGTCTTTGCTAACAAAGGGGACGCTTGTCTTATCTTGAACAGGGTGGAGCTCCGCCATTGTCATTAATTAAGGTCTTCACAGATTTTTGCTTTAACTCATGATCAGTGTCAAAAAAAGTCCTGATGGCATCCACCGAGATTCAGTGTGTTCAGAAAATGAGCAAGAAAAAGGAGCTGATGACAGGGTTGCACAGAGCTTTTGGCATGATGTAACATAGGCCTCACGTCACCCATCTCCCACTCACTGCAGTGTAAAAGTAGGCTGCAGCTTGGATTAAAAGTAACTTCATCCTTCTGTAAACTTCTACATTTGGATTACATAATCCTCATGAAACTTTACTGATCTCTGTGGTGAAACTGGGGAATAACATCTTTGCTGCAGTATTGACTGTCTGTCATGGACAATTTGGACCtgtcttcaaatgtttttcacaacattggcattttattgcatttacatgactggactttttttttttttgcagcatttcatcattttaataaaaTCACCCACAGTGAGCATTCATAAATCCAACATGATTTGGGCCCGAAACAACCTCAATTTTGCATGTTCCTCCAGTACAGTCAACAGTGACATGCCAGCCTGAACGTGAATagatacagaagaaaaacacatactGTGAGTCTGATGCGTCATCATTATCCTGCCAAACAGGAGACAGGCCGTGGCGAAAAGGTGCAGCTCCATAGCGACGGGTATCTGTCCGATCAGATCAATAACCTTCACACCTCGCTATGCCCTGCAGAGTTCAACAAGGGACATCATGAGAAAGTTCAACACGCAGCCCCTGAATAGCATCAGTGACTAAAGCAGGAAAACGTAGGATGCTCATCACCTAGAGGCATGAAGTGAACATGCAACCTGCGGCTGGAGCCTATCTGAGCTGACTGTATCCGCTAGCGCAGTATCAGCGGGCCTGGACGTGCTGCTCCGCCTGCAGCCCAAATGCAGGCAGGACTACGCCCTTGCGGTGTCTTAACGCTGCAGCAAACTGTCGAGCTCTCCTCGCTGTCTATGCGCACATTTTGTCCACACGGCAGGTGAATGCAGCCGTGCAGCCAAGCTCCCGGCACATGCAAACCCGgcctgaaaacatttctttcacCGCACTGGCATGACTTAGCcatgactttattttttttactctgcagaTGAGACAGCCCATCTTACCTGGTGTTTGGTCCCTGTCCCGAGGTTGAGCTGCGCCTCTGTGCACGTATGCggagcagcatcagcagagcGGCTGCTGACTTTTGACTGAGGATGCAGTTATTGCTGTGTATACGTCctcactccaacacacacatactctcacACGCACGAACACACCGTCCCTGAGCAAAGATCCAATTTTGGGAGGAAACTAATTTAGCCTAACTTTCCTTCCATTAATCAGGTAACGAAGTTAGTGCCCTGACCAGAAATTTCCCCCTCGTTTTCCCGTCATGTGTGACTCAAGCTTGATGAGGAGGTGGTAAAATCTCTATATTTGACTTCCGACAGTCAAAAGTCAGGGCGCTGGAACTTGGCAAGCAAGGTATCAATTTGATTTTCATATCACATCCAGCACCGCCCTCATCATGCACTCAGTTCCCTCTGCAGGACGAAGACAGGAAGGACCACCACATTTATGAGCAATACAGCAATCGATGTTTTGGTGACACCtagtgtaaaaacacaaagatacaTTCAAACCTCCTTCGGCTTGGAAAGCCCAGGAGTTGAGGGTAAACTTTAATTCTGCATGTGCCACTCATTCACTTCAGACCTGAGGAGTTAAAGCTCATTCAAAGTTAACATGATTGACTGACACCTTTGCAGtagtttctcttctcttttcttttggtggcattaaaaacattaaagcaCTAAAGTGACTTGCAAATCATTTTATATTATaacatttaatttgttgttgttatttaaaGATTACATATGGACAAatgcactgtagtttatttacTTGCTGCAGTAGCTGCCGGGGAAATTTTCCAATTGCGAAAGAATTTAATGGACCATCAGTGACTcgtgcacagaaaacaaaggaaacttTTACTGAGTAGTAGCGATGATACTGCAGTTTTGCTGGAGCATGTAGTATACATTTGGTGGGAAATTGAGTAAACAAAGCCTTatctttatttgaaaaaatatataatataaaaatatgt
Above is a genomic segment from Chelmon rostratus isolate fCheRos1 chromosome 14, fCheRos1.pri, whole genome shotgun sequence containing:
- the si:ch211-215c18.3 gene encoding uncharacterized protein si:ch211-215c18.3; translated protein: MELHLFATACLLFGRIMMTHQTHMSSVTTFLFTPRGPQMFPCLTYLERNVRVDCEFPATNHIPGPYCEYRQDSRLVGSTLPNAAIYVTTEDRRRSNVSLVTPTLCRLTWAPLADERPFTYTCRVYQGNSWKENSMAVHHRILPICSAISVMFKSAPWLLSLVMSLPVAVGLLSP